The following are from one region of the Rosistilla carotiformis genome:
- a CDS encoding aspartate aminotransferase family protein, with protein MSDYLSSSDTVELFDQYVIPNYVRYPVNLVRGEGSKVWDSEGKEYLDLFPGWGCNLLGHCPPRIVEAVQKQVAELIHVPNTWYMQQQGQWAQLLSERSFGGQAFFCNSGAEANEAAIKLARLHTPAERYKIITFTGGFHGRTLGALTATAQPKYHEGLGPLVAGFTYCPFGDLAAVREAVGDQTCAIMLEPIQGEGGVQIPPDGFLQGLRELADEHGLVLIFDEVQTGCGRTGEWFGYQYFGVEPDIMTLAKSLCGGVAGGAMMARPEIAASLKPGTHASTFGGNPIAAAAGIAAIETIESEGLLDHAKQLSQLIEEKANALVDQFEFVRQARVAGLMIGIELDIEGAPIVAQCMKQGLLINCTQGNILRLLPAMNLELADAERGLDLIAEALQAVGRESIEA; from the coding sequence TTGAGTGATTACTTGTCGTCGTCCGACACCGTGGAATTGTTCGATCAATATGTGATCCCCAACTACGTTCGCTACCCCGTGAACTTGGTCCGCGGTGAGGGTTCGAAGGTCTGGGACAGCGAAGGCAAAGAGTATTTGGACCTGTTCCCGGGCTGGGGCTGCAATCTGTTGGGGCACTGCCCACCGCGAATCGTCGAAGCGGTTCAAAAGCAGGTCGCCGAATTGATCCACGTTCCGAACACCTGGTACATGCAACAACAGGGCCAGTGGGCTCAGCTGTTGAGCGAGCGAAGCTTTGGTGGCCAAGCGTTTTTCTGCAACAGCGGTGCCGAAGCGAACGAAGCGGCGATCAAGCTGGCGCGGCTGCACACGCCCGCCGAACGCTACAAGATCATCACCTTCACCGGCGGTTTCCACGGCCGAACCCTTGGCGCTCTGACCGCTACGGCTCAACCAAAGTATCACGAAGGTCTGGGCCCGTTGGTCGCTGGATTCACCTATTGCCCGTTCGGCGATCTGGCTGCGGTTCGCGAGGCGGTCGGCGATCAAACCTGTGCGATCATGCTGGAACCGATTCAAGGGGAAGGGGGCGTTCAGATTCCTCCCGACGGGTTCCTGCAAGGGCTTCGCGAATTGGCCGACGAACACGGCCTGGTGCTAATTTTTGATGAAGTTCAAACCGGATGCGGCCGGACCGGCGAGTGGTTTGGGTACCAATATTTTGGTGTTGAACCGGACATCATGACGCTCGCCAAATCGCTTTGCGGTGGCGTTGCTGGCGGAGCGATGATGGCCCGTCCCGAGATCGCCGCGAGCCTGAAACCAGGCACCCATGCATCGACTTTCGGCGGCAATCCGATCGCGGCAGCTGCTGGAATCGCAGCGATCGAAACGATCGAATCCGAAGGCCTGTTGGATCATGCGAAGCAATTGAGTCAATTGATCGAAGAGAAGGCCAATGCGTTGGTCGATCAGTTTGAATTCGTACGCCAAGCCCGCGTTGCCGGGTTGATGATCGGTATCGAACTGGATATCGAAGGCGCACCCATCGTCGCTCAATGCATGAAACAGGGTCTGCTGATCAATTGCACCCAAGGGAACATCTTGCGGTTGCTGCCCGCGATGAATCTAGAGCTCGCCGATGCGGAGCGTGGTCTGGATCTGATCGCCGAAGCATTGCAAGCGGTTGGTCGCGAATCGATCGAAGCCTAA
- the argF gene encoding ornithine carbamoyltransferase, whose product MRHLRTLFDLSPAEVKQILATALTLKTRLAEGDRTPILPGRVLGLLFEKPSLRTRVSFEAGMAQLGGSSLFLGSDVGWKTRESVSDFTRVIGQYLDVVVCRAKAHDRVEELAQFNALSVVNGLTDLSHPCQALADMLTILETFGTCAGKHMVFVGDGNNVARSLALICAMLDAKFTLACPAGYEIDTPWIERIRKEYPNAQIQQVRDPMPAVADADAIYTDVWTSMGQEDERAERVKIFQDYQVNEALQAAAPKECQILHCLPAVRGEEITEGVIESPQSAIVQQAGNRMHAQKALLVWLLEPNWIAENVK is encoded by the coding sequence ATGCGTCACCTACGCACGCTATTTGATCTCTCGCCGGCCGAAGTCAAACAAATCCTGGCGACTGCGCTCACACTTAAAACGCGGCTGGCCGAAGGGGACCGGACGCCGATTTTGCCTGGCCGCGTGTTGGGGCTGCTGTTTGAAAAACCGAGCCTGCGGACTCGCGTCAGCTTTGAAGCCGGGATGGCTCAACTGGGCGGATCGAGCCTGTTCCTCGGTTCGGATGTCGGTTGGAAGACCCGGGAATCGGTAAGCGATTTCACGCGCGTGATCGGTCAGTATCTGGACGTCGTCGTCTGCCGAGCCAAAGCGCACGACCGCGTCGAAGAATTGGCTCAGTTTAATGCGTTGTCGGTCGTCAACGGACTCACCGACCTCTCGCATCCCTGCCAAGCACTGGCGGACATGCTGACGATCCTTGAGACGTTTGGCACCTGCGCTGGCAAACACATGGTCTTTGTCGGCGATGGCAATAACGTCGCCCGTAGCTTGGCCCTGATCTGCGCGATGCTGGACGCGAAATTCACCTTGGCTTGCCCCGCCGGCTACGAGATCGACACGCCGTGGATCGAGCGGATTCGCAAGGAATATCCCAACGCGCAAATCCAGCAGGTTCGCGACCCGATGCCTGCGGTAGCCGATGCCGACGCGATCTACACCGACGTCTGGACCAGCATGGGACAAGAGGACGAACGAGCCGAACGCGTCAAGATCTTCCAAGACTATCAAGTCAACGAAGCGCTGCAGGCAGCCGCTCCCAAGGAGTGCCAAATCCTGCACTGCCTGCCAGCCGTTCGCGGCGAAGAGATCACCGAAGGGGTGATCGAAAGCCCGCAGAGTGCGATCGTCCAGCAAGCAGGCAACCGCATGCACGCTCAAAAGGCGTTGCTGGTGTGGCTGCTGGAACCGAACTGGATCGCGGAAAACGTCAAGTAA
- a CDS encoding peptidylprolyl isomerase — translation MKIATFETTKGKIRIELFPEQTPKTVENFETLAGKGYYDGLKFHRVIPDFMIQGGCPLGTGTGGPGYNFEDEFVPELRHDGPGVLSMANAGPNTNGSQFFITHVACPHLDGKHSVFGKVIEGQDVVDSIAQGDTMDKVTVSEE, via the coding sequence TTGAAAATTGCAACATTTGAAACCACTAAGGGTAAAATCCGAATTGAACTGTTCCCCGAACAGACACCAAAGACCGTTGAAAACTTCGAAACGTTGGCTGGCAAGGGCTATTATGACGGTCTGAAGTTTCACCGCGTGATCCCCGACTTCATGATCCAAGGCGGCTGCCCACTGGGAACCGGAACTGGCGGCCCCGGCTACAATTTCGAAGACGAATTTGTGCCCGAATTGCGTCACGATGGTCCCGGTGTCCTGTCGATGGCCAACGCCGGCCCGAACACCAACGGATCGCAATTCTTCATCACCCACGTCGCATGTCCTCACTTGGACGGCAAGCACAGCGTGTTTGGTAAAGTGATCGAAGGCCAAGACGTTGTCGATTCGATCGCGCAAGGCGACACGATGGACAAGGTGACGGTTTCGGAAGAGTAG
- a CDS encoding sigma-54-dependent Fis family transcriptional regulator, with the protein MPSKTDYLSSHWPPVVRELGCELLRQLAAGEPFQPTFYPAISGVLADFRPGAIAIVRQRGKDWSPEPTFNVDSDFRLAAVPEVVISAALDAPFLLHDSGWVAAAIDSNDTAPGLLVVQVPRSAVKQADALRPLLIGLAQLAGLLIQIAGNETARDAEIQRLTTMLEIAATWQQQRDWAELLESMAEAATQLLDAQRASIFLWDRRRSLLVGRPAMGVEGGQLEVDDSAGIVGAVLSSGIAKRWDGSDSESEVNRKPDAQLQFQTTSLVAVPLNNRNGKRMGVFEVLNKRDGRFTEQDEHVLQELAVHAAAAIENSQERERLAQNCDQLALAAAENVQVIGESAAVVALRKTTDRVAKTDLSVLILGENGTGKEVLARSIHLTGPRRREPFIAVNCAAIVETLLESELFGHEKGAFTDAHEARAGKFEIANGGTLFLDEIGDMSLGGQAKLLRALEEKVIVRVGGFTSINTDVRVLAATNQPLAELVRQKRFREDLYFRLNVVTLKLPALRERGDDILLLAQHFLEDFAHKQGHRVPTLSSAAQQALKSHPWPGNIRELRNLIERVSYLCSSDIIQASDLTFSASPSDQSDSQRLAHKSLNEATRQFQIQHIQSAIQRAGHNMTEAAAMLGVHRSNLYRKMKQLDLETMDD; encoded by the coding sequence ATGCCAAGCAAAACCGACTATTTATCGTCACATTGGCCTCCGGTCGTTCGCGAGCTGGGCTGTGAATTACTCCGCCAACTTGCTGCGGGCGAACCATTCCAACCGACTTTTTATCCCGCCATCAGCGGCGTCTTGGCTGATTTTCGCCCCGGCGCGATCGCGATTGTGCGACAGCGGGGCAAAGACTGGAGCCCGGAACCAACCTTCAACGTGGATTCCGATTTCCGACTCGCGGCGGTTCCCGAAGTCGTGATCTCAGCGGCGCTCGACGCTCCGTTCCTCCTCCACGACAGTGGTTGGGTCGCTGCGGCGATCGATTCCAACGACACGGCTCCTGGTCTTCTCGTTGTTCAAGTGCCCCGTTCGGCGGTCAAGCAAGCCGACGCATTGCGGCCGCTCCTGATTGGTCTGGCCCAATTGGCGGGCCTACTGATTCAAATCGCAGGTAACGAAACCGCTCGCGATGCGGAGATCCAGCGTTTGACAACGATGTTAGAAATCGCCGCCACGTGGCAGCAGCAACGCGATTGGGCGGAACTGCTGGAATCGATGGCCGAAGCGGCAACGCAATTGTTGGACGCCCAGCGGGCCAGCATCTTCTTGTGGGACCGACGTCGCTCGCTGTTGGTTGGTCGGCCCGCGATGGGCGTCGAAGGGGGGCAATTGGAAGTCGATGATTCGGCGGGGATCGTCGGCGCGGTGCTCAGTTCCGGAATTGCCAAACGCTGGGATGGGTCCGACAGTGAATCCGAGGTCAACCGCAAGCCCGACGCACAACTTCAATTCCAGACGACATCGTTGGTCGCGGTTCCTTTGAACAACCGCAACGGCAAGCGGATGGGAGTGTTTGAAGTCCTGAACAAACGCGATGGCCGCTTCACCGAGCAAGATGAACACGTGCTGCAGGAGCTGGCGGTGCATGCCGCCGCGGCGATCGAAAACTCACAAGAACGCGAGCGGTTGGCGCAGAACTGCGATCAATTGGCGCTCGCCGCCGCGGAGAACGTGCAGGTGATCGGCGAAAGCGCAGCAGTCGTGGCGCTGCGCAAAACGACCGATCGAGTCGCGAAAACCGATCTCTCGGTGCTGATCCTGGGCGAAAACGGAACGGGCAAAGAGGTCTTGGCCCGTTCGATCCATCTGACCGGCCCCCGCCGCCGCGAACCGTTCATCGCGGTCAATTGCGCAGCAATCGTGGAAACGCTTCTCGAAAGCGAATTGTTCGGCCACGAAAAAGGCGCCTTTACCGATGCCCATGAAGCGCGGGCGGGAAAGTTTGAGATCGCCAATGGGGGCACCTTGTTCCTGGACGAAATCGGCGACATGAGCCTCGGTGGCCAAGCGAAACTGCTGCGGGCGTTAGAGGAAAAGGTGATCGTTCGTGTCGGCGGCTTCACGTCGATCAACACCGATGTCCGCGTTCTCGCCGCAACCAATCAACCCCTAGCCGAACTGGTCCGCCAGAAACGCTTTCGCGAGGATCTCTACTTCCGCCTGAACGTCGTCACGTTGAAGCTTCCGGCGCTCCGTGAGCGGGGTGATGACATCCTGCTGCTGGCGCAACACTTTCTCGAAGACTTTGCTCACAAGCAGGGGCACCGCGTTCCCACCCTCTCCTCCGCCGCCCAGCAGGCGCTTAAGTCCCATCCATGGCCCGGCAACATCCGAGAACTACGGAACCTGATCGAACGTGTCAGCTATTTATGCAGCTCGGATATCATCCAAGCTTCGGACCTCACCTTTTCGGCCAGCCCGAGCGATCAGTCCGATTCGCAGCGTTTAGCGCATAAATCGCTCAACGAAGCAACTCGTCAATTCCAGATCCAACACATCCAATCCGCGATCCAACGCGCCGGGCACAATATGACCGAAGCGGCTGCGATGTTGGGCGTCCATCGGTCCAATCTGTATCGCAAAATGAAGCAATTGGATCTGGAAACGATGGACGATTGA
- a CDS encoding enoyl-ACP reductase FabI produces the protein MDFTGKKGLVLGVANDHSIAWAIAQELLDGGAEVGFTHLPDRPDDERRKNRTRVSKLTDNYPGAKFLEPLDVSDDAQIAGIMAKAKEEFGTIDFLLHSIAFADRADLGRETIETSRDGFKLAMDISVYSLIAVCNAARPILAPGASVATMTYYGGEKCVPGYNVMGICKAALDATMRYLAYDLGQQGVRVNALSAGPVRTLAGKAAGVDDMLALYEHMAPLGRNVTHGEVGKTGAFLLSPASQGVSGEILHIDGGYHSMGSPGRLLDKIKQQQS, from the coding sequence ATGGATTTTACTGGAAAGAAGGGCTTGGTATTGGGAGTCGCCAACGACCATTCGATCGCTTGGGCGATCGCTCAAGAATTGCTCGATGGCGGCGCGGAAGTCGGATTTACGCACCTGCCTGATCGTCCCGATGACGAGCGACGCAAGAACCGAACCCGCGTCAGCAAGCTGACCGACAATTATCCAGGTGCCAAGTTCCTGGAACCGTTGGACGTTTCGGACGACGCTCAGATCGCTGGCATCATGGCCAAGGCAAAAGAAGAATTCGGGACGATCGATTTCTTGTTGCATTCGATTGCGTTCGCCGATCGTGCTGACTTGGGCCGCGAGACGATCGAAACCAGCCGCGACGGATTTAAGTTGGCGATGGACATCAGCGTTTACAGCTTGATCGCTGTTTGCAACGCGGCGCGTCCGATCCTGGCTCCCGGGGCTTCGGTCGCGACGATGACCTATTACGGTGGCGAAAAGTGTGTGCCCGGTTACAACGTGATGGGTATTTGCAAAGCGGCGCTCGATGCAACGATGCGTTACCTGGCCTACGATTTGGGACAGCAAGGCGTTCGCGTGAACGCATTGAGCGCAGGCCCCGTGCGAACCCTGGCCGGCAAGGCGGCGGGTGTCGACGACATGCTGGCGCTGTACGAGCACATGGCCCCGTTGGGACGTAATGTCACGCACGGCGAAGTTGGCAAAACGGGGGCGTTCTTGCTGAGCCCGGCCAGCCAAGGTGTGAGCGGCGAGATCCTGCACATCGATGGTGGATACCACTCGATGGGAAGCCCCGGCCGACTGTTGGACAAGATCAAGCAACAGCAGAGCTAG
- a CDS encoding DUF1549 domain-containing protein: protein MKRRTSRRRFDLQPFSVCVWLVLTAAGGGRADDGKIDFAHEVVPILKQHCVTCHGGREREGDFSINTRADLIGSQMVEIASPDASHLLGLVTSSDPDTQMPPSDRARLSAAEVATLRRWIAAGLPWDDDLTFAINSYDPPLKPRVPELPAAVDGRSNPIDRILDADLQRNDLPRPLPIDDATFARRVHLDLVGLLPTPQRLVEFLANEAPDKRDRLIDELLAERFAYAEHWLTFFNDLLRNDYSGTGFITGGRKQVSGWLYAALLANKPFDQMARELIAPPTDESRGYIDGIKWRGEVSAGQTLEIQFAQSVSQSFLGINMKCASCHDSFIDRWTLRDAYGLAAIYASQPLELHRCDKPTGQMAEAAWMFPELGQIDPAAPREERLNQLAGLMTHRENGRFARTIVNRLWYRLMGRGIVHPLDAMQNEPWNVDLLDYLASDFIANGFDLKATLRRIATSQAYQSQTESVTQPESSETYVYRGPRARRMTAEQFLDAIWQLTGSGPEKIDAPVVRSNLGKDALESIAMEGEWIWGASEVQPPAAGAEVALRKTITLPGEVAAGGAMLTCDNEFRLFINGRRVAAGDNWTRPQTVAFSKHLNEGENTLLVIAKNAGSSPNPAGLYFQAQITLDDGTVKRVSSDDSWQFSNTLPKETKGQLTDLPTDWRPAEIVPAVTAWKSLIQAEGRTLLARVALGDGDLPPVRASLMKNTALMKSLGRPMREQIVSMRPDRLTTLEAIDLANDAELAESFAAGARHLLQQQPTTEALVRRLFMAALSREPTMEESRLFAEAIGTPPSEASLQDAVWAICMLPEFLLIR, encoded by the coding sequence ATGAAACGCAGGACTTCACGTCGCCGCTTTGATCTCCAACCGTTTTCCGTCTGCGTGTGGCTGGTTTTGACAGCCGCCGGTGGTGGGCGAGCCGATGATGGAAAGATCGACTTCGCCCACGAAGTCGTTCCGATCCTCAAGCAGCACTGTGTCACGTGCCATGGTGGACGGGAACGCGAAGGGGATTTTTCGATCAACACGCGCGCTGACCTGATCGGTTCGCAAATGGTCGAAATCGCATCGCCCGACGCCTCGCATCTTCTCGGCCTGGTGACCTCGTCGGATCCCGACACGCAGATGCCGCCGTCGGATCGAGCCCGTTTATCGGCTGCCGAAGTGGCGACGCTGCGGCGTTGGATCGCTGCGGGATTGCCCTGGGACGACGATCTAACCTTCGCGATCAACAGCTACGATCCGCCGCTAAAGCCTCGCGTGCCGGAACTTCCCGCGGCGGTGGACGGTCGGTCGAATCCGATCGACCGAATTCTCGACGCCGATCTGCAACGCAACGACTTGCCCCGTCCGTTGCCGATCGATGACGCAACGTTCGCGCGTCGTGTGCATCTCGATTTGGTCGGCCTGCTTCCCACGCCACAGCGGCTGGTTGAGTTTTTGGCAAACGAAGCGCCCGATAAACGGGACCGCTTGATCGATGAACTGTTGGCCGAGCGGTTCGCTTATGCCGAACATTGGCTGACCTTTTTTAACGATCTGCTGCGTAACGACTACAGCGGTACGGGCTTCATCACCGGCGGTCGCAAACAGGTCAGCGGTTGGTTGTACGCTGCGCTGCTGGCGAACAAGCCGTTCGACCAAATGGCCCGCGAATTGATCGCGCCGCCGACGGACGAGAGCCGCGGTTATATCGACGGCATCAAGTGGCGGGGCGAAGTGAGCGCCGGGCAGACGCTAGAGATTCAGTTCGCGCAGAGTGTTTCGCAATCCTTTCTCGGGATCAACATGAAGTGCGCTTCGTGTCACGACAGCTTCATCGATCGGTGGACGTTGCGCGATGCGTACGGGCTGGCGGCGATCTACGCTTCGCAACCGCTTGAGCTGCATCGATGTGACAAACCGACGGGGCAGATGGCCGAAGCCGCTTGGATGTTTCCAGAGCTTGGCCAGATCGATCCCGCCGCGCCACGAGAGGAACGTCTGAATCAACTGGCCGGTTTGATGACGCACCGCGAAAACGGTCGCTTCGCGCGCACGATTGTCAATCGGTTGTGGTATCGATTAATGGGACGCGGGATCGTGCATCCGTTGGACGCGATGCAAAACGAGCCCTGGAACGTCGACTTGTTAGACTATTTGGCCAGCGACTTCATCGCCAACGGTTTTGATCTGAAGGCGACTCTCAGACGGATCGCCACCAGCCAGGCTTATCAATCGCAAACCGAATCGGTGACGCAGCCCGAATCGTCGGAGACCTACGTCTATCGTGGCCCGCGAGCACGGCGGATGACGGCCGAACAATTCCTCGACGCGATCTGGCAATTGACCGGCAGTGGACCAGAGAAAATTGACGCGCCCGTGGTGAGGAGCAATCTCGGGAAGGACGCGTTGGAATCGATTGCCATGGAAGGAGAGTGGATCTGGGGAGCGTCGGAGGTCCAGCCTCCCGCGGCGGGCGCCGAGGTGGCGCTGCGGAAAACGATCACTCTACCCGGCGAGGTCGCAGCTGGCGGAGCGATGCTCACCTGCGACAACGAGTTCCGGCTGTTCATCAACGGACGCCGCGTCGCTGCGGGGGACAATTGGACACGGCCGCAAACGGTCGCGTTTTCGAAGCATCTAAACGAAGGAGAAAACACGCTGTTGGTGATCGCCAAAAATGCGGGTTCGTCTCCCAACCCAGCCGGCCTCTATTTTCAGGCTCAAATCACGCTCGACGATGGAACCGTCAAGCGGGTCTCATCGGATGATTCTTGGCAATTCAGTAACACGTTGCCAAAAGAAACCAAGGGGCAGCTTACCGATCTTCCAACCGACTGGCGGCCCGCGGAAATCGTTCCCGCCGTGACGGCTTGGAAAAGCTTGATCCAGGCGGAGGGGCGTACGCTGTTAGCTCGCGTCGCGTTGGGAGACGGCGATCTGCCTCCGGTTCGGGCTTCGCTGATGAAGAACACCGCACTGATGAAATCGTTGGGGCGACCGATGCGGGAACAGATTGTGTCGATGCGGCCCGATCGATTGACGACGCTCGAAGCGATCGATCTTGCCAACGACGCTGAATTGGCGGAGAGCTTTGCCGCCGGAGCGCGTCACCTTTTGCAGCAGCAGCCGACAACCGAAGCTTTGGTACGGAGGTTGTTTATGGCTGCGTTGTCGCGTGAGCCGACGATGGAAGAATCGCGACTGTTTGCCGAAGCGATAGGCACACCGCCTAGCGAAGCGAGCCTGCAAGATGCTGTGTGGGCGATCTGCATGTTGCCTGAATTTCTGCTGATTCGATAG
- the ahr gene encoding NADPH-dependent aldehyde reductase Ahr gives MTTIHAYAATKPGGPFESFAYDAGELGPDDVEIEVESCGICHSDLSMLDNDWQITQFPFVGGHEVIGRVVALGSHTLGLADGDLVGLGWTSRSCMHCNECLSGAQNLCRDARGTITHQHGGFADRVRCHWGWANKIPEGVDAASAGPLLCGGVTVFSPLMQHNLSPTARVAVVGIGGLGHMALQFCDAWGCEVTAISRGRSKEEEARKLGADHFVATEEDPKLQAQAGKFDLILNTTSAALPWDAYIAALAPGGVLHTVGAAAKVEASVSPMIMGQKSLSSSPTGSIVTTRSMLDFAARHKIAPMTEVYSMQDINEAFEKLRNGSPRYRLVLTA, from the coding sequence ATGACCACGATTCACGCCTACGCAGCGACCAAGCCCGGTGGCCCCTTTGAATCTTTTGCCTACGACGCTGGAGAGCTTGGCCCGGATGATGTCGAAATTGAAGTGGAGTCGTGCGGCATCTGCCACAGCGATCTTTCGATGCTCGACAACGATTGGCAGATTACCCAGTTCCCGTTTGTGGGTGGTCACGAAGTCATCGGTCGCGTTGTCGCGTTGGGCTCGCACACACTAGGGCTAGCCGACGGGGACTTGGTCGGCTTGGGATGGACCAGTCGCAGCTGCATGCACTGCAACGAATGCTTGTCGGGCGCTCAAAACCTTTGTCGTGATGCACGAGGGACGATTACACATCAACACGGTGGGTTCGCCGATCGCGTGCGTTGCCATTGGGGCTGGGCCAACAAGATCCCCGAAGGAGTCGACGCGGCATCCGCGGGGCCGTTGTTGTGTGGTGGCGTGACGGTGTTCAGTCCCTTGATGCAACACAACCTTTCGCCGACTGCTCGAGTTGCCGTGGTCGGTATCGGCGGGCTGGGGCACATGGCGTTGCAGTTTTGCGATGCGTGGGGCTGCGAAGTGACCGCGATTTCCCGTGGACGCAGCAAAGAGGAAGAGGCCCGGAAACTGGGGGCGGATCACTTTGTGGCGACCGAAGAGGATCCAAAACTCCAAGCGCAGGCCGGCAAGTTTGATTTGATCTTAAACACAACCAGCGCTGCGTTGCCGTGGGATGCCTACATCGCCGCACTCGCCCCGGGAGGAGTGCTGCACACGGTTGGGGCGGCCGCAAAAGTCGAAGCATCGGTATCGCCAATGATCATGGGGCAGAAGTCCCTTTCATCGTCGCCGACCGGCAGCATCGTGACGACCCGATCGATGTTGGACTTCGCGGCGCGACACAAGATCGCGCCGATGACGGAAGTCTATTCGATGCAGGACATCAACGAAGCGTTTGAAAAGCTTCGCAATGGGTCCCCCCGGTATCGGCTGGTGCTGACAGCCTAG
- a CDS encoding SDR family oxidoreductase has translation MNKIAVTAASGQLGAEIARATVEIVGADRVVGLARTPSKAETLGVEIRPGNYESPSDLDRSMQGVDTVLLVSGMDAPDKRIGQHRNVIQAAKQAGVRKIVYTSIQGAEEGTAFSPIVQSNRQTEADVRGSGMLWAIGRNGIYIEPDVDYIETYKQRGEIANCAGDALCGYTTRGELAVAYATMLTQDQHDGQTYNLHGEAITQSQLADYLNAAFGTDLIYREMSVAEYREERIAELGDFLGNVIAGIYEGIRNGAANNKSDFETAAGRPHESWDDYFGRIAKSNG, from the coding sequence ATGAACAAGATTGCAGTGACCGCGGCCAGTGGTCAGTTGGGCGCGGAAATCGCTCGAGCCACGGTCGAAATCGTCGGCGCCGATCGCGTCGTTGGATTGGCTCGAACGCCCAGCAAAGCGGAAACGCTTGGCGTCGAGATCCGTCCTGGCAATTATGAATCCCCAAGCGACTTGGATCGCTCGATGCAAGGAGTCGACACGGTGCTGTTGGTGTCGGGAATGGACGCACCCGACAAGCGGATCGGTCAGCATCGCAACGTGATCCAGGCGGCAAAGCAAGCTGGCGTCCGCAAGATCGTTTACACGAGCATCCAGGGGGCGGAGGAAGGGACCGCGTTTTCACCGATTGTGCAAAGCAATCGCCAGACGGAAGCCGACGTGCGTGGCAGCGGAATGTTGTGGGCGATTGGCCGCAATGGAATCTACATCGAACCGGACGTCGATTACATCGAGACCTATAAGCAGCGCGGCGAAATCGCCAATTGTGCTGGCGACGCCTTGTGCGGCTATACCACGCGAGGCGAACTGGCGGTCGCCTACGCGACGATGCTCACGCAAGATCAGCACGACGGGCAAACTTACAATCTGCACGGTGAAGCGATCACTCAGTCGCAGCTAGCCGATTACTTGAACGCTGCGTTTGGCACCGACCTGATCTACCGAGAGATGTCCGTTGCGGAGTATCGCGAAGAACGGATTGCGGAACTTGGTGACTTTCTTGGCAATGTGATTGCGGGAATCTACGAAGGCATTCGCAACGGTGCCGCCAACAACAAGAGCGACTTTGAAACCGCGGCCGGGAGACCGCACGAAAGCTGGGATGACTACTTTGGGCGAATTGCAAAAAGTAACGGCTAG